The DNA region ACCCGCAGCAGGGTGCTGCGGCTGCACGGGCCGACCACGCACACGTCGAACAGCCCGTCGTCCATCACCGCGTCCGCGCAGATCCGCATGCCGCCGCCGTACGAGGACCCGTTGCCGACCGCGATCAGGGTCGCCTCGATCTCCCGCTCGGGCGCGTCGTCGAAGGCCACCGTGTACGGGATCGGGCGCAGCGCGGCGAGCTCGGCGAGCATCGCCAGGTCGTAGCGGAAGCGGCCGACCGGCCACCGCATCCGGTTGCCGCGGTCGTTGACCCGGGAGTCGAAGCCGGAGGCGAGCACGGTGCCGAACCAGCGGTCGCCGGTCCTGCCCAGGTCCACCGGGCGGCCCCGGCCCTCGGCCAGGGCCCGCGCGATCGCGGCGCCGGCCGCGGCGGGGTCGCGCACCGGCAGGCCGCTCACCCGGGCGAAGTCGTTGCCGGTGCCGACCGCGACGACGCCCAGCGGGGTGCCGGTGCCCGCGACGGCCTGCAGGGCGAGCGAGACCATGCCGTCGCCGCCGACCGCGATGAGTGCCCCGGTGCCGCCGGCGACGGCCGCGCGGGCCAGGTCGAGCGCCTCCGCGGCGTCCGCGCCGGCCACGACGCGCACCCGGTGGCCGGCCTCCCGCAGGGCGCCGGCGGCGGGCTCGGCGGCGCGGGCGCCGCGGCCACGGCCCGCGGCGGGGTTGACGACAAGGGTGATCTCGCTGGTCACGGCCGGACCCTATCCCGTATCCGCCGGCTCCAGGCACTCCGAGGATGCCCGGTCACCGCCGCCCGGGGCCGCGCCTGCCGAAGAGCCGGGCCGCGCCCGGGCCGCGCTCAGGTGGCGTCGTCGTAGCCGTCGTCGCCGCGCCGGTCGGCCGCGTCGAAGGGCTGGGAGGTGATCTGCTCCGGGATGTGGTCGAGGCTGGACGCCTCGTCGGGGTCGAGACCGAAGTCGGGGTCGGCCTCGCGGCGGCGGCGCCGGCGCGCGTCGTTGAAGAAGCAGACGCCCATCGCGAGGA from Actinacidiphila sp. DG2A-62 includes:
- a CDS encoding diacylglycerol kinase; the protein is MTSEITLVVNPAAGRGRGARAAEPAAGALREAGHRVRVVAGADAAEALDLARAAVAGGTGALIAVGGDGMVSLALQAVAGTGTPLGVVAVGTGNDFARVSGLPVRDPAAAGAAIARALAEGRGRPVDLGRTGDRWFGTVLASGFDSRVNDRGNRMRWPVGRFRYDLAMLAELAALRPIPYTVAFDDAPEREIEATLIAVGNGSSYGGGMRICADAVMDDGLFDVCVVGPCSRSTLLRVFPRVYRGTHPSHPVVTVHRAARVRLAAADVTGYADGERIGPLPLEAETVPGALRLLV